AATCCCAGCGTGCCGCTGGGATACTTGGAGGAAAGGTGGAGTCCGTACGCTCGCTCGATACCAAACCGCTCGAACAAGCCGTCGTGAATCATGGCGCGCGCACCGCCTTGCCCTTCCTCGGCTGGTTGAAAAACCAAGCACACCGTGCCCGCGAGATGGTCGCGTCCGTCGGCGATGAGCGCCGCGGCGCCCAAGAGGATTGCGACGTGCCCGTCGTGACCGCAGGCGTGCATGACGCCCTCGAACTGCGAGCGATAACCGTGCGAGGTCTCCTCGACGATGGGCAGCGCATCCATGTCGGCGCGCAGCATGATGGTGCGTCCGGGGCGGCTGCCGCGCATCACGCCCACCACGCCGGTGCCGCCGACGCCTTCGGCAACGTCGTAGCCAAGATGACGCAAGCGGGCCGCAACGATCGAGGCGGTCCGGTGTTCGGCAAAGCCGAGCTCCGGATGCATATGCAGATCGCGACGAATCAGAACGACGTCGTCGGCCACGCGCTCGGGGACGGTGATTGTCGATCCCATCACCCATGCCGATTCGCGAGCGGCAGGGACGGGTCCCCGCCAGGTCGCAGAAGCGGGGCAGGTCGATCGGGGAACCATGACGTGACCAGAACGGAACTCTTTACCGAATACGGTTCGTACCACGCAGACCCGCGCAATCGGGTTTGTCATAGCATTGGCATCCCATTGATCGTTCTGGGGATTTTGGGACTTTTGCACCTGGTGCATCTCGGTCCGGTCGATCTCGCGGTTGTGGCTGCGATCGCCGTCCTCATTTACTACGTCGCTATCGATGTACGCGGCGCCCTGCTCTCGCTCGTCGTCTTCGCCATCCTGTATCTCGTGGCAGTGCGGCTCGTGTGGCAGGTTAATTTGGCGGCCTTCATCCTCGGATGGGGTTTCCAGTTCGTCGGTCACAAGCTCGAAGGTACCAAGCCCAAGTTTTTCGAGAATCTGGTCTATCTCCTGATCGGCCCGCTTTATATTTTCGAAGAGCTCTTTGGCTCGCTGGTGCGTTCGAAAACACCCCCCATGGAGTCTAAGGAGCTCTCGTTTCGTGTACGTAGATGAAATGCTCAACTGTGTCGACTGTGGACGCGAGTTCGCCTTCACTTCGGGCGAACAACGCTTTTACGAGCAAAAAGGCTTCCAGAACAAGCCCAACCGCTGTCCCGATTGCCGTCAGGCGCGCAAGGCCATGCGCTCCAGCAATCAAGGCGGCGGCGAACGCGGCGGCGGAGGCGGCCGTCCGCGGGAAATGTTCCAGGCGACGTGCAGTCAGTGCGGCGCCGTAGCCGAAGTCCCGTTCAACCCTCGCGGCGATAAACCGGTATACTGCCGCGACTGCTTCCAAACTCGGCCCAGTTACCGCTAAAACACAACATCAAGAGCTCGCTACCGCGGGCT
The window above is part of the Candidatus Baltobacteraceae bacterium genome. Proteins encoded here:
- a CDS encoding zinc-ribbon domain containing protein — encoded protein: MLNCVDCGREFAFTSGEQRFYEQKGFQNKPNRCPDCRQARKAMRSSNQGGGERGGGGGRPREMFQATCSQCGAVAEVPFNPRGDKPVYCRDCFQTRPSYR
- a CDS encoding Mpo1-like protein, which translates into the protein MTRTELFTEYGSYHADPRNRVCHSIGIPLIVLGILGLLHLVHLGPVDLAVVAAIAVLIYYVAIDVRGALLSLVVFAILYLVAVRLVWQVNLAAFILGWGFQFVGHKLEGTKPKFFENLVYLLIGPLYIFEELFGSLVRSKTPPMESKELSFRVRR